Proteins encoded in a region of the Chryseobacterium piperi genome:
- a CDS encoding condensation domain-containing protein codes for MMKRKLMMVERIMYVDSQTPLNCVFTARINGTLSEENFKIALAKIQQKHSLLRTTIDDKSEPYPFFVEEKEIKPIELRIVERKTDEDWLLESEKEWFHLFNEEKEPLARMVWVKGPEMSELLWVVPHCIGDGTTGVTLIRELLYLLDDPSLELDPYQAFNSVNEFFPANSNGNKRKYKANLYLMFARIFFLMQRKSKKRNLGKNYAIHRKLDSKTTVQVTEKCKAHGISVHALLCTAFMQAFQEIKGTQAKGKVISPVDVRHFIPEIKQDHLFAFAPTVELSLKKGKQDMIDHAKLIKEELIQKIDKMEARELLWMGEQMHPVVERMISMLKSTTGGHDITLSNMGKIDIPKNYKHFKLETIFSPTVAFPWLNSNTLVTSTYNQEMDFTFMSNEYFLPKEEASKIRDKALELLTQPIPV; via the coding sequence ATGATGAAGAGAAAACTAATGATGGTGGAAAGAATCATGTATGTTGATTCTCAAACACCTTTAAACTGTGTGTTTACAGCAAGAATCAACGGAACGCTTTCCGAAGAGAACTTTAAAATTGCTTTAGCAAAAATCCAGCAAAAACATTCTTTGCTAAGAACAACTATTGATGATAAAAGTGAGCCGTATCCTTTTTTTGTAGAAGAAAAAGAGATTAAGCCTATCGAACTTCGTATTGTAGAACGAAAAACGGATGAAGACTGGCTTTTGGAATCTGAAAAGGAGTGGTTTCACCTCTTTAATGAAGAGAAAGAACCACTGGCCCGGATGGTATGGGTCAAGGGTCCGGAAATGTCTGAACTGCTTTGGGTAGTGCCTCATTGTATCGGTGATGGTACAACGGGTGTTACCTTAATCCGCGAATTGCTTTATCTTCTGGATGACCCCTCTCTCGAGTTAGATCCCTATCAGGCATTCAATTCGGTGAATGAGTTTTTCCCTGCGAATTCCAATGGAAACAAAAGGAAATACAAGGCTAACCTTTATTTGATGTTTGCCAGAATCTTTTTCCTGATGCAAAGGAAAAGCAAAAAGAGGAATCTCGGAAAAAATTATGCTATCCACCGAAAGTTAGACTCAAAGACAACGGTACAGGTCACCGAAAAATGTAAAGCCCATGGCATCTCTGTACATGCGCTTCTCTGCACGGCCTTTATGCAGGCATTCCAAGAGATAAAAGGCACTCAGGCCAAAGGTAAAGTCATCAGCCCTGTAGATGTACGCCACTTTATCCCGGAAATCAAACAAGACCATTTATTTGCCTTTGCCCCTACTGTTGAGCTATCGTTAAAAAAAGGGAAACAGGATATGATCGATCATGCAAAACTGATCAAAGAGGAGCTCATCCAAAAGATAGACAAGATGGAAGCACGAGAGCTTTTATGGATGGGAGAACAAATGCATCCGGTTGTTGAACGCATGATTTCCATGCTTAAGTCAACCACCGGAGGACATGATATCACCTTATCTAATATGGGTAAAATTGATATTCCGAAAAATTATAAACATTTTAAGCTGGAAACAATTTTTAGCCCCACTGTAGCATTTCCATGGTTGAACTCCAATACACTGGTTACCAGCACCTACAATCAGGAAATGGATTTTACATTCATGTCCAATGAGTATTTTCTTCCCAAAGAAGAAGCCAGTAAAATCAGAGATAAAGCCCTTGAGCTGTTAACCCAGCCTATACCTGTATGA
- the ade gene encoding adenine deaminase, whose product MTIKSNLIDIVSRETYPAEIIIKDHKIISVKRISESLNTYILPGFIDAHVHIESSMLIPSEFARIAVKHGTVGTISDPHEIANVLGVAGVDYMIDNARQVPFHFYFGAPSCVPATSFETAGAVIDSSHIDELLAREEILYLAEMMNFPGVLYNDEEVLKKLASAQKYHKPIDGHAPGLMGEEMKNYFNAGITTDHECFDYQEALEKLQHGVKVIIREGSAAKNFDTLIPLLKDFPDQIMFCCDDKHPDNLIESHIDDHVKRALALGYDLYDVLRAASYNVIKHYNLPIGLLQEGDQADFIEIDNLKGFTVLKTYIEGELVAENGESFIQSVEAPIVNNFHCSLKQPSDFKINSKGDKIRVIEVLDGQLITNEIHSNALIVNGYAESNIEEDILKIAVVNRYEDSPVATAFIKNIGLKTGAIASCVAHDCHNIVVVGTNDDDMCKAVNAIIKAKGGISLATATEELVLELPIAGIMTNIPAEEVAASYTRLDQYAKELGSQLRAPYMSLSFMALLVIPELKLSDKGLFNGQEFKFTDVFIN is encoded by the coding sequence TTGACCATCAAATCCAATTTAATAGATATTGTTTCCAGAGAGACTTATCCGGCTGAGATCATCATTAAAGATCATAAGATTATTTCTGTAAAAAGGATCAGCGAATCCCTGAATACCTATATTTTACCCGGGTTTATTGATGCTCATGTCCATATTGAAAGCAGCATGCTGATTCCTTCTGAATTTGCACGTATTGCTGTAAAACACGGAACGGTAGGAACTATTTCAGACCCTCACGAAATAGCTAATGTATTAGGTGTCGCAGGAGTAGATTATATGATTGATAATGCCCGACAGGTTCCTTTTCATTTTTATTTCGGTGCTCCTTCGTGCGTCCCGGCAACCAGCTTTGAGACTGCAGGGGCCGTGATCGATTCCAGTCATATAGATGAGCTGCTAGCAAGGGAAGAAATTCTATATCTGGCAGAGATGATGAATTTCCCCGGAGTTCTGTATAACGATGAGGAAGTCCTGAAAAAGCTTGCATCTGCACAAAAATATCACAAACCTATTGACGGACATGCTCCCGGGTTGATGGGAGAAGAAATGAAAAATTATTTCAATGCCGGTATCACTACTGATCATGAATGTTTTGATTATCAGGAAGCTTTGGAAAAATTACAGCATGGAGTTAAAGTAATCATTCGGGAAGGCAGCGCTGCCAAAAATTTTGATACCCTGATTCCTTTGTTAAAAGACTTCCCTGATCAAATTATGTTTTGCTGTGATGATAAACATCCCGATAACTTGATAGAGTCTCATATTGATGATCATGTAAAACGAGCGCTCGCACTGGGATATGATTTATATGATGTTCTCCGTGCAGCTTCCTACAACGTAATTAAGCATTATAATTTGCCAATTGGGTTACTACAGGAAGGAGATCAGGCTGATTTTATTGAAATTGACAATCTCAAAGGCTTTACGGTTTTAAAAACCTATATTGAGGGTGAACTGGTAGCTGAAAACGGTGAATCATTTATTCAATCGGTTGAGGCTCCTATCGTTAATAATTTCCATTGCAGCTTAAAGCAACCTTCAGATTTTAAAATAAATAGTAAAGGAGATAAAATCCGAGTAATAGAAGTCCTGGACGGACAGTTAATTACCAATGAAATCCATAGTAATGCTTTAATAGTTAATGGCTATGCAGAATCTAATATCGAGGAAGATATATTGAAAATTGCCGTAGTAAACCGCTATGAGGATTCACCGGTTGCTACAGCATTTATTAAAAATATAGGTTTAAAAACCGGTGCTATAGCATCCTGCGTGGCTCATGACTGTCACAATATTGTAGTTGTGGGAACCAATGACGATGATATGTGTAAAGCCGTGAACGCAATTATTAAAGCTAAAGGCGGTATTTCATTAGCAACAGCAACTGAAGAACTCGTTCTTGAATTGCCTATTGCCGGAATTATGACGAACATTCCCGCAGAAGAGGTAGCTGCTTCATATACCAGACTGGATCAATATGCCAAAGAATTGGGAAGCCAGTTAAGAGCTCCGTATATGAGTTTATCATTTATGGCACTTTTGGTTATTCCGGAATTAAAGCTTAGTGACAAAGGTTTGTTTAATGGCCAGGAATTTAAGTTTACCGACGTATTCATCAATTAA
- a CDS encoding patatin-like phospholipase family protein, with amino-acid sequence MNFEKVGLVLSGGGTKGIAHAGVLKFLIENNIDVDVLSCCSAGSIVGCLYAVGKTPEEILEFFNSVYFFNWKHFTFNQPGLVSSVIFRNYLKPIFQDMKLKDLDKEVKIVATELVSGTEKIFDENFKVVDAIIASCSIPGVTTPYILGEEMYCDGGVLNNFPADVIRDECDKLIGIFVSPPHDIDIKDLKTIKAIVSRSYDLLSYRVEKVKFEHCDWFISSQSLSSYGTFERKKDRLEEIFNIGYKAAKESFSESSFYKEIKQLGT; translated from the coding sequence ATGAATTTTGAGAAAGTAGGGCTTGTTTTATCAGGAGGTGGTACCAAAGGTATTGCCCATGCAGGAGTTTTAAAATTCTTGATTGAAAACAATATAGATGTTGATGTCCTATCATGCTGTAGTGCAGGTTCCATCGTAGGCTGCTTATATGCGGTAGGGAAGACACCGGAAGAAATTCTTGAGTTCTTTAACTCTGTTTATTTTTTCAATTGGAAACATTTTACATTCAATCAGCCGGGACTGGTTTCATCCGTAATTTTCAGGAATTATCTGAAGCCAATTTTTCAGGATATGAAATTAAAGGATCTGGATAAAGAAGTGAAGATAGTGGCGACTGAGCTTGTTTCCGGGACGGAAAAAATATTTGATGAAAATTTCAAAGTGGTAGATGCCATCATTGCATCATGTTCTATTCCCGGGGTTACAACGCCTTATATTCTAGGAGAAGAAATGTATTGTGATGGAGGAGTACTGAACAATTTTCCTGCAGATGTCATAAGGGATGAATGTGATAAGCTAATCGGGATTTTTGTCTCTCCACCCCATGATATTGACATTAAAGATTTAAAAACAATTAAAGCCATTGTCTCACGTTCTTATGACCTTCTTTCTTACAGGGTTGAAAAAGTAAAATTCGAGCATTGTGATTGGTTTATTTCTTCACAGAGTTTATCCAGCTATGGAACTTTTGAAAGAAAAAAGGATCGGTTGGAAGAGATTTTCAACATCGGATACAAGGCTGCAAAAGAAAGTTTTTCCGAAAGTAGCTTTTATAAAGAGATTAAACAATTAGGTACATAA
- a CDS encoding S9 family peptidase: protein MKNKYIVVALSLAGIFLSAQEKSEFVSPNENLVSENILPIPKSLNQTIKKYSESRNAGLADIHPNGQEIIATTRFASTNQLHKILAPMGSRRQITFFDEPVNTASYEPVKGEYLIYSKDIGGNEFGQLFKLDLKTLESKLLTDGGRSQNGGIKWKKDGSGFYFSSTKRNGGDRDIYYMNPMKPEEAQLILEVKGGGWGINDISDDGKKLLIGEYVSANDSYLYIYDLETKKLEPLTDRKEKGVVQSGATFGKNPDEIWYVTDRNNEFNRLAVLNTKTKKTNYLTTSIPWNVEDYEVSKDKSKIVFVTNESGINKIYILETKTNAFTPVNKISSGLMGGVKFSKDGQSIYFAQSKANSGSDIYKLNLASQNVERWTESEQGEMQPSDMSVPKLIDWKSFDGMKITGFYYPASSKFTGKRPVIISIHGGPEGQSMASSLGSGNYYTNEMGVAMISPNVRGSSGFGKTFIAADNWELRMNSVKDIGALLDWIAKQPELDKDRIMIMGGSYGGFMTLATAYEYADKIRCSVDIVGISDFNTFLKNTEEYRRDLRRVEYGDERILKMAEFFTKIAPLNNIDKIKKPMFIIQGANDPRVPVTEAVQMKDKLKAQGKTVWYLEAKNEGHGFRKKENIDFQRLATIRFMQEYLLK from the coding sequence ATGAAAAACAAATATATTGTAGTTGCTCTTTCTTTGGCTGGAATTTTTCTATCAGCACAGGAAAAAAGCGAATTTGTTAGTCCTAATGAAAATCTGGTTTCGGAAAATATTTTACCAATTCCGAAAAGCTTGAATCAGACGATAAAAAAGTATTCTGAGAGCCGAAATGCAGGATTAGCAGACATTCATCCTAACGGTCAGGAAATTATTGCGACGACACGTTTTGCATCTACTAATCAGCTTCATAAAATTTTAGCTCCTATGGGAAGCAGAAGGCAAATTACTTTTTTTGATGAGCCTGTGAATACGGCCAGCTATGAACCGGTAAAAGGAGAATACTTAATTTATTCAAAAGATATAGGTGGAAATGAGTTTGGACAGCTTTTTAAATTAGATTTGAAAACCCTGGAATCCAAACTTCTTACTGACGGTGGAAGATCTCAGAACGGTGGAATTAAATGGAAAAAAGATGGATCAGGATTCTACTTCAGCTCTACCAAGAGAAATGGGGGAGACCGCGATATTTATTATATGAACCCCATGAAACCGGAAGAGGCACAGCTGATTTTAGAAGTGAAAGGAGGCGGTTGGGGAATTAATGATATTTCCGACGATGGTAAAAAACTCCTGATAGGGGAATATGTTTCTGCCAACGATTCTTACCTGTATATTTACGATCTTGAAACTAAAAAATTAGAGCCTTTAACGGATAGAAAAGAAAAAGGAGTGGTACAATCCGGCGCTACTTTCGGAAAGAATCCCGATGAGATATGGTATGTAACAGATCGTAATAATGAATTTAACCGTCTGGCTGTACTTAATACCAAAACAAAAAAGACGAATTACCTAACCACTTCAATTCCATGGAATGTTGAAGATTATGAAGTTTCGAAAGATAAATCCAAAATAGTTTTTGTTACCAATGAAAGTGGGATCAACAAAATATATATACTGGAAACAAAGACCAATGCATTTACCCCCGTCAATAAAATTTCGTCTGGACTGATGGGAGGTGTCAAGTTCTCCAAAGATGGACAATCTATCTACTTTGCTCAATCTAAGGCAAATTCAGGATCGGATATTTACAAATTGAACCTCGCATCTCAAAATGTTGAGCGTTGGACAGAAAGCGAGCAGGGAGAAATGCAGCCTTCTGATATGTCAGTTCCGAAATTAATTGACTGGAAGAGTTTTGATGGAATGAAAATTACAGGGTTCTATTATCCAGCTTCATCAAAGTTTACAGGGAAAAGACCGGTTATCATATCTATTCACGGTGGGCCGGAAGGCCAGTCAATGGCTTCATCACTAGGATCAGGAAATTACTATACTAATGAAATGGGTGTGGCCATGATCTCCCCCAATGTAAGAGGGTCATCAGGATTCGGTAAAACGTTTATTGCTGCGGACAATTGGGAGTTAAGAATGAATTCCGTTAAAGATATTGGAGCATTGCTGGATTGGATCGCTAAGCAGCCTGAGCTCGATAAAGACAGGATTATGATTATGGGAGGAAGCTACGGTGGATTTATGACACTGGCTACTGCTTATGAATATGCTGATAAAATCAGATGTTCTGTTGATATTGTAGGAATTTCAGACTTTAATACATTCCTGAAAAATACAGAAGAATATCGAAGAGACTTGAGAAGGGTAGAGTACGGTGATGAAAGAATTCTGAAAATGGCCGAATTCTTCACTAAAATAGCGCCTTTAAATAATATTGATAAAATTAAAAAACCGATGTTTATCATTCAGGGGGCTAATGATCCACGGGTTCCTGTAACAGAAGCTGTACAAATGAAAGATAAATTGAAAGCACAAGGGAAAACGGTATGGTATCTGGAGGCTAAAAACGAAGGTCATGGTTTCCGTAAAAAAGAAAATATAGATTTCCAGCGTTTGGCCACGATAAGGTTTATGCAGGAGTATTTATTAAAATAA
- a CDS encoding alpha-L-fucosidase: protein MLTSRKTKVFFLASICLSAASFSQAHQVSKGYEKPTDPLVVQNLEEWQDLKFGLFMHWGTYSQWGIVESWSLCPEDESWTQRKPEHGKSYGEYVKNYENLQTTFNPTEFNPQKWADAAKKAGMKYVVFTTKHHDGFAMFDTGESDYKITSSKTPFSTNPKANITKEVFNTFRKEGFKIGAYFSKPDWHSDDYWWTYFPPKDRNVNYDPKKYPERWERFKKFTFNQLNEITSQYGKIDILWLDGGWVRPFRTIDPSVEWQKTIKTEQDIDMDKIGMMARKNQPGIIIVDRTVPGKWENYVTPEQAVPEHPLSIPWESCITIGDSFSYVPNDHYKSSQKIIETLIKIISRGGNYLMNIAPGPNGDYDPVVYERLKEISEWMDKNGSAVFATRSITPYHEGDFYYTGSKDGRTINIFHIQEKANYSSPSDLSFTIPDNFKPSSVKVLGISSKVQWKKTGNTMHVQLPQERSRLKYSTVIQLKQ from the coding sequence ATGCTGACTTCACGAAAAACCAAAGTATTTTTTCTTGCTTCAATTTGTCTTTCTGCGGCTTCTTTTTCACAGGCTCATCAAGTATCAAAAGGATATGAAAAGCCTACTGATCCTTTAGTAGTACAGAATCTTGAAGAGTGGCAGGATTTGAAATTCGGACTTTTTATGCATTGGGGGACGTACAGCCAGTGGGGTATCGTGGAAAGCTGGAGCTTATGTCCTGAGGATGAATCCTGGACACAGCGTAAACCTGAGCATGGAAAATCATATGGTGAGTATGTGAAGAATTATGAAAACCTTCAGACTACATTCAATCCTACTGAGTTTAACCCTCAAAAGTGGGCTGATGCAGCTAAAAAAGCAGGGATGAAATACGTGGTTTTTACGACCAAGCATCATGATGGCTTTGCAATGTTTGATACCGGAGAGTCAGATTATAAAATTACATCATCGAAGACTCCTTTTTCTACAAATCCGAAAGCAAATATTACAAAGGAAGTTTTCAATACATTTAGAAAAGAAGGGTTTAAAATAGGGGCTTATTTTTCAAAACCGGATTGGCATTCTGATGATTATTGGTGGACTTACTTTCCGCCCAAAGACAGAAATGTCAACTATGATCCCAAAAAATATCCGGAGAGATGGGAACGCTTTAAAAAATTCACATTCAATCAGCTTAATGAAATTACTTCTCAATATGGTAAAATAGACATTCTCTGGCTTGATGGCGGATGGGTACGTCCTTTTCGAACGATAGATCCGAGTGTTGAATGGCAGAAAACAATTAAAACGGAACAAGATATCGATATGGATAAGATTGGAATGATGGCCCGTAAAAACCAACCGGGCATTATCATTGTCGATAGAACAGTTCCCGGAAAATGGGAAAATTATGTAACGCCTGAACAGGCTGTCCCGGAACATCCCCTTTCTATTCCATGGGAAAGTTGTATTACTATAGGAGATTCTTTTTCCTATGTACCTAATGACCATTACAAATCCTCTCAAAAAATTATAGAGACCTTAATAAAAATTATTTCACGAGGAGGAAATTACCTGATGAATATTGCTCCAGGACCTAATGGGGATTATGATCCGGTGGTCTATGAAAGGCTAAAAGAAATTTCGGAATGGATGGACAAAAATGGATCTGCAGTTTTTGCAACAAGGAGTATAACTCCTTATCATGAGGGGGACTTTTATTATACCGGAAGCAAAGATGGCAGAACAATCAATATTTTTCATATTCAGGAAAAAGCGAATTATTCTTCACCATCAGATCTTAGTTTTACAATTCCTGACAACTTTAAACCTTCATCGGTAAAGGTTTTAGGAATTTCGTCTAAGGTTCAATGGAAGAAAACAGGAAATACGATGCATGTACAGCTTCCGCAGGAACGAAGCAGGCTAAAATATTCTACCGTAATACAATTGAAACAGTAA
- a CDS encoding IS1182 family transposase: MLSTSKVVFKDYTPKENLLFPPNLSELIDERHPVKIVSNIIDGLDIKSLIKTYKPGGTSCYHPKMLLKVLIYGYLSNIYSSRKMEQALKENIHFMWLSAMSRPDHNTLNRFRSERLKGEIKAIFTQIVLLLEKEGLVSLKTTFVDGTKIEANANRYTFVWGRAVKKHKERIAEQLEELWNYAETVAKDELENTESIDFKEVDSEKVTQTIEKINEVLKDKKVASKVRQKLNYAKKNWADNLEKYKKQQELLEDRNSYSKTDTDATFMRMKEDHMRNGQLKPAYNLQISTHRQFILHYSIHPNPTDTKTLATHLLGFEESYHKAPKELVADAGYGSEENYNLLKSKKIKAYVKYNYFRKDQKSGQITTSQNNPKLAKIREKVFKLLNTSKGIKLRKQRCHDVEPVFAELKHNKNFKRFMLRGKNKVEVEIGILAIAHNLKKMSKAA; the protein is encoded by the coding sequence GTGTTAAGTACGTCAAAAGTAGTCTTTAAAGATTACACCCCCAAAGAAAATCTGCTTTTTCCTCCCAATTTATCGGAGTTGATTGATGAGCGACATCCTGTGAAAATTGTTTCAAACATTATTGATGGCTTGGATATCAAAAGCTTAATTAAAACCTACAAACCTGGCGGAACATCTTGCTACCACCCGAAAATGCTTTTGAAAGTTTTGATTTATGGCTATTTAAGCAATATCTATTCAAGCCGCAAAATGGAGCAGGCCTTGAAAGAAAACATCCATTTTATGTGGCTCTCTGCAATGAGCCGTCCCGATCATAACACCTTAAACAGGTTCCGTAGTGAACGATTGAAAGGTGAGATTAAAGCTATTTTCACACAAATTGTTCTTCTTTTGGAAAAGGAAGGTTTGGTAAGTCTGAAAACCACTTTTGTAGATGGCACCAAGATAGAAGCCAATGCCAATCGCTATACTTTTGTTTGGGGAAGAGCTGTCAAAAAACACAAAGAAAGGATTGCAGAGCAATTAGAAGAGCTTTGGAACTATGCAGAAACAGTTGCCAAAGACGAGCTTGAAAATACAGAAAGTATTGATTTTAAAGAAGTAGATTCTGAAAAAGTAACTCAAACCATCGAAAAGATCAATGAAGTTTTGAAAGATAAAAAAGTAGCTTCAAAAGTTCGTCAGAAACTGAATTATGCTAAGAAAAACTGGGCAGATAATTTAGAGAAATATAAAAAACAGCAAGAATTATTAGAAGATAGAAATTCCTATTCCAAAACCGATACAGACGCTACTTTTATGCGAATGAAGGAGGATCATATGCGAAACGGACAACTAAAACCCGCTTACAATCTACAAATTTCTACCCATAGACAATTCATTTTACATTATTCAATTCATCCCAACCCAACAGACACCAAAACATTAGCGACTCATTTACTGGGTTTTGAAGAAAGCTATCATAAAGCTCCCAAAGAGCTTGTTGCTGATGCTGGTTATGGCTCAGAAGAAAATTACAACTTGTTAAAATCTAAGAAAATAAAAGCTTATGTTAAATATAATTACTTCAGAAAAGATCAGAAATCGGGACAAATAACCACTTCACAAAACAATCCTAAATTGGCAAAAATCAGAGAAAAGGTTTTCAAACTTCTTAATACCAGCAAGGGCATCAAACTCAGAAAACAAAGATGCCATGATGTTGAACCTGTTTTTGCAGAGCTCAAACACAACAAAAATTTTAAACGATTCATGCTTCGGGGAAAAAATAAAGTCGAGGTAGAAATCGGCATACTCGCAATTGCCCACAATCTAAAGAAAATGTCAAAAGCAGCCTAA
- the lpdA gene encoding dihydrolipoyl dehydrogenase: MNYDIIVIGSGPGGYVTAIRAAQLGFKTAIIEKENLGGICLNWGCIPTKALLKSAQVFNYINHAEDYGLNKVEASFEFPNVIQRSRGVANKMSKGIEFLMKKNKIDVILGTAKVLKDKKVSVTDKDGKTTEYSGNHIIIATGARSRELPNLPQDGKKVIGYRQALSLPEQPKSMIVVGSGAIGVEFADFYNTMGTKVTVVEFMPNIVPVEDEEISKHLEKSLKKSGIEIMTNASVESVDTSGEGVKATVKTANDTITLEADILLSAVGIAANIENIGLEEVGIQTDKGRVLVNEWYETSVPGYYAIGDLIPTQALAHVASAEGITCVEKIKGLHVEKIDYGNIPGCTYCHPEVASVGLTEKQAKEKGYEIKVGKFPLSASGKATANGNTDGFIKVIFDAKYGEWLGCHMIGEGVTDMVAEAVVARKLETTGHEIIKSIHPHPTVSEAIMEAAAAAYGEVIHI, from the coding sequence ATGAATTACGATATTATTGTCATCGGGAGTGGTCCTGGTGGATATGTTACAGCAATTAGAGCAGCGCAATTGGGTTTCAAAACTGCAATTATCGAAAAAGAAAACTTAGGAGGAATTTGCCTTAACTGGGGATGTATTCCAACTAAAGCTTTATTGAAATCTGCTCAGGTTTTTAATTATATCAACCATGCTGAAGATTATGGTTTGAATAAAGTAGAAGCAAGTTTCGAGTTTCCAAACGTAATTCAGAGAAGCCGCGGAGTTGCTAACAAAATGAGCAAAGGAATTGAATTCCTGATGAAGAAGAATAAAATTGATGTTATTCTTGGGACGGCAAAAGTTTTAAAAGATAAAAAAGTTTCTGTTACAGATAAAGATGGTAAAACAACTGAGTATTCAGGAAATCATATTATCATCGCAACAGGAGCACGTTCAAGAGAATTGCCTAATTTACCTCAGGATGGTAAAAAGGTGATCGGATACAGACAGGCATTATCTCTTCCTGAGCAGCCGAAATCTATGATTGTAGTAGGTTCTGGTGCCATCGGGGTAGAGTTTGCAGATTTCTATAATACAATGGGAACAAAAGTAACTGTTGTTGAATTTATGCCGAATATTGTTCCTGTAGAGGATGAAGAAATTTCTAAGCACCTTGAAAAGTCTCTTAAGAAATCAGGGATCGAAATTATGACCAATGCTTCTGTAGAAAGCGTTGATACTAGTGGAGAAGGAGTAAAGGCTACTGTGAAAACAGCGAATGATACTATTACTTTGGAAGCTGATATTTTACTTTCAGCAGTAGGTATCGCTGCGAATATCGAAAACATTGGTTTAGAAGAAGTAGGAATCCAAACGGATAAAGGAAGAGTTTTAGTAAACGAATGGTATGAAACTTCAGTACCGGGTTACTATGCGATTGGAGATCTTATCCCGACTCAGGCTTTGGCTCACGTAGCTTCAGCTGAAGGAATTACTTGTGTAGAAAAAATCAAAGGATTACATGTTGAGAAAATCGACTATGGTAATATCCCTGGATGTACATACTGTCACCCTGAAGTTGCTTCAGTAGGTCTTACAGAAAAACAAGCAAAAGAAAAAGGATACGAAATCAAAGTAGGTAAATTCCCACTTTCAGCAAGTGGTAAAGCTACTGCAAACGGTAATACAGATGGTTTCATCAAGGTTATTTTCGATGCTAAATATGGAGAGTGGTTAGGATGTCATATGATTGGTGAAGGAGTAACAGATATGGTTGCTGAAGCTGTTGTAGCCAGAAAACTGGAAACTACAGGTCATGAGATCATTAAATCAATTCACCCGCACCCTACAGTTTCTGAAGCTATTATGGAAGCAGCAGCTGCCGCTTATGGGGAGGTGATCCACATTTAA
- a CDS encoding ABC transporter ATP-binding protein: MSLQIINLTKKFGEQTALNDINISIDKNEIIGLLGPNGAGKSTLMKSIVGALKIDEGQIIFNDKNISEHEIESKKNIGFLPENNPLYLEMYVKEYLQFVANIHQIPESRIDEVIELVGITPEKSKKIGQLSKGYKQRVGLAQAIIHQPDLLILDEPTNGLDPNQIIEIRNVVKEIGREKTVLLSTHIMQEVEALCSRVILIHKGNILQDCPIDEFKGKFDSLEEAFASHTR; encoded by the coding sequence ATGTCTCTTCAAATAATCAACTTAACCAAGAAATTTGGTGAACAAACTGCTCTTAATGATATTAATATCTCCATTGATAAAAATGAAATTATAGGTCTCTTAGGACCCAACGGAGCAGGAAAATCCACTTTAATGAAATCCATTGTCGGTGCATTAAAAATAGATGAAGGGCAAATTATCTTTAACGATAAGAATATTTCAGAACATGAAATAGAAAGTAAAAAGAACATTGGTTTTCTCCCTGAAAATAATCCTCTATATCTGGAAATGTATGTGAAAGAATATTTACAGTTTGTTGCCAATATTCACCAGATTCCGGAAAGCAGAATTGACGAAGTTATAGAGCTGGTAGGAATTACACCTGAAAAGTCTAAAAAAATAGGACAGCTGTCAAAGGGATACAAGCAAAGAGTCGGACTCGCTCAGGCGATTATTCACCAGCCTGACCTATTGATACTGGATGAGCCTACGAATGGCTTAGATCCCAACCAGATTATCGAAATCAGAAATGTAGTAAAGGAGATCGGCAGAGAAAAAACAGTTTTACTATCTACCCATATCATGCAGGAAGTGGAAGCACTTTGCTCCCGTGTTATCCTTATCCATAAAGGAAACATTCTTCAGGATTGCCCTATTGACGAATTTAAAGGGAAATTTGACAGCCTGGAAGAAGCTTTTGCAAGCCATACCCGCTAA